A section of the Bacillus sp. V2I10 genome encodes:
- a CDS encoding ATP-binding protein, giving the protein MTIEFPIKYFEGNLVFSQDGSCWAYYQLAGYNYDFLADDEKEIIFTKIKQFFWQINLDTHLLVVPNFQSIEEKHERFKHKLTGPLKDAALKHTDDAAVQLEKMLGKEGTEYRFFIGVRLQKTEGNKQKTSLFQDIKEAWMEFISGVNEASGLDSPEIIEAEINRYRKAERRVFNKVSTRLQALPVIEEDIQWLVRRNWYRSIGKAPVLKNWSPDYSVDYKEYDEGEIKVRRPLYHDVLRLSEGFVDDSPKRSIILKQIHEGEEVEGHVAFLTISNVPYEMQFPGEEWMYVIQNLDFPVEISVRTEMMENRKALSSVRNAQKDLKDQDRHARETGNDTGLNVLDGRAEAHELEAHLQKSRMPLIKTSIILAVSATNEDELKRRCDTVKDIYQDMMFQVEQPYGDQWLAFNEFLPGAKRYIKDYVHFMEPATVAGSMFGATKQLGDGEGFFIGSTGILDQPVYIMPNRAAQGIRGTKTNALSAAFLGSLGGGKSFSSNLITYLSVLSGGKALVIDPKGERGNWKRDLYELGDQVNIISLSTKPEDKGRLDPFSIHNDIKEAETLALDILTFLTGVRLDDSERFPKLTRAVRSVAEGDKPCLGKVVNNLMSSKDKTAKQLGEHIRSFKELSFAQLLFGDGENDSAINLRTALNVLQIQNLELPAPDTPQEKYNLSEMLSVAMMLPISSFALKFIHSDRRIFKTVLLDEAWAVLNTSQGSHLASRLVRAGRSMNAGIYFVTQNANDLLDEKMKNHIGMKFAFRSTDPNEIENVLSLLNLKNTEYNASTLRELQNGQCLFQDITGRVGVVSINALFKDLFDAFDTRPPAEELEEGEIIPDGDLPIDGHLKKEEKHKKEGVFV; this is encoded by the coding sequence ATGACCATCGAATTTCCGATTAAATACTTTGAAGGTAATCTTGTTTTCTCCCAGGACGGATCATGCTGGGCATATTATCAGCTAGCCGGATACAATTATGATTTTTTAGCAGATGATGAAAAAGAGATTATTTTTACAAAGATCAAGCAGTTCTTTTGGCAAATCAATCTAGATACACATCTGCTAGTTGTTCCGAACTTCCAATCAATTGAAGAAAAGCATGAACGCTTTAAACATAAATTAACCGGTCCCCTCAAAGATGCAGCTTTAAAACATACGGATGATGCAGCCGTTCAGCTTGAGAAGATGTTAGGTAAAGAAGGAACCGAATATCGCTTCTTTATCGGTGTGAGATTACAAAAGACTGAGGGCAATAAGCAAAAAACCTCTCTTTTTCAGGACATAAAAGAAGCATGGATGGAATTTATCAGTGGAGTAAACGAGGCATCAGGGCTTGATTCACCTGAAATCATTGAAGCTGAAATTAACCGGTACAGGAAAGCTGAACGCCGTGTTTTTAATAAGGTATCCACCAGGCTTCAAGCTCTACCTGTCATTGAAGAAGACATTCAATGGCTGGTGCGCCGCAACTGGTATCGTTCAATCGGCAAAGCTCCTGTCTTAAAGAATTGGAGCCCGGATTATAGCGTTGACTATAAAGAGTATGATGAGGGAGAAATTAAGGTACGCCGGCCCTTATATCATGATGTGCTGCGCTTATCAGAAGGATTTGTTGATGATTCACCAAAGAGAAGCATCATATTGAAGCAAATACACGAAGGTGAAGAAGTGGAAGGCCATGTCGCTTTTTTGACCATCTCAAATGTACCGTATGAAATGCAGTTTCCAGGCGAGGAATGGATGTATGTCATTCAAAATTTGGATTTCCCTGTTGAAATCAGTGTACGGACAGAAATGATGGAAAACCGCAAAGCCTTATCTTCTGTTCGCAACGCGCAGAAAGACTTGAAAGACCAAGACCGGCATGCAAGAGAGACCGGGAATGATACCGGGCTCAATGTCCTTGACGGAAGAGCCGAAGCCCATGAACTTGAAGCCCATTTGCAAAAATCCCGTATGCCTTTAATTAAAACGTCCATCATTTTAGCCGTGTCGGCGACGAATGAAGATGAATTAAAACGTCGCTGCGATACGGTCAAAGACATATATCAAGATATGATGTTTCAGGTTGAACAGCCATATGGTGATCAATGGCTTGCTTTCAACGAATTTCTTCCCGGTGCGAAACGCTATATCAAGGATTATGTTCATTTTATGGAACCGGCAACCGTTGCCGGCAGCATGTTTGGGGCAACAAAACAGCTTGGTGATGGCGAAGGGTTCTTTATTGGAAGTACGGGGATCCTTGATCAGCCCGTATATATAATGCCAAACCGAGCTGCGCAGGGTATTCGCGGAACAAAGACCAACGCCCTTTCTGCAGCATTCTTGGGTTCATTGGGAGGAGGGAAATCCTTCAGTTCCAACCTGATCACCTACCTGTCAGTTTTATCCGGCGGAAAAGCTCTTGTCATTGATCCTAAGGGTGAGCGTGGGAACTGGAAACGGGATCTTTACGAGCTGGGTGACCAGGTTAATATCATCTCCCTTTCGACAAAGCCAGAGGATAAAGGAAGATTAGATCCATTTTCCATTCACAATGATATTAAAGAAGCTGAGACACTGGCTCTTGATATCCTTACATTTTTAACGGGTGTGCGACTTGATGATTCAGAACGTTTTCCAAAGCTTACTCGAGCTGTCCGTTCCGTAGCTGAAGGCGATAAACCGTGTCTTGGGAAAGTAGTTAACAACCTAATGAGCAGTAAAGATAAAACGGCAAAGCAGTTAGGTGAACACATACGTTCTTTTAAAGAATTATCATTTGCGCAGCTGCTTTTCGGCGATGGTGAGAATGATTCAGCCATTAACCTTCGAACAGCTTTAAATGTTCTACAGATTCAAAACCTTGAGCTTCCGGCACCGGATACGCCGCAAGAGAAATACAATCTATCAGAAATGCTTTCTGTTGCGATGATGCTTCCGATTTCATCATTTGCCTTAAAGTTCATTCACAGTGACCGCAGGATCTTTAAAACGGTGCTGCTGGACGAGGCATGGGCCGTCTTGAATACAAGCCAGGGAAGTCATTTAGCCTCTCGACTTGTCCGTGCAGGACGTTCGATGAATGCCGGTATCTATTTTGTTACACAAAATGCGAATGATCTGCTTGATGAAAAAATGAAAAACCATATCGGAATGAAGTTTGCATTCCGCAGCACTGACCCAAACGAGATTGAGAATGTTCTATCTTTATTAAACCTGAAAAACACGGAGTACAACGCTTCCACTTTAAGAGAGCTTCAGAACGGTCAATGCTTGTTCCAAGACATTACAGGACGTGTAGGTGTTGTATCTATTAATGCATTATTTAAAGACCTTTTTGACGCTTTTGACACACGTCCTCCAGCAGAAGAACTGGAAGAGGGAGAGATCATTCCTGATGGGGATCTTCCAATTGATGGACACCTGAAGAAAGAAGAAAAACATAAAAAGGAAGGCGTGTTTGTATGA
- a CDS encoding CD3337/EF1877 family mobilome membrane protein, producing MKKLMKLLLFSITLLLVFQIHASAESLQDNLVPQDSDTGSVGEVDLEYNEHPQHHYKLDTWVDTGGDWMPWNWADGAGKQIYIALMEIINAIWNVNILLANFTMKIVQEAFELDFVSSVTEEIGSAIQNIAGFGPGGFIGSGLWPLLVTFIIAIVGAWATYVGMVKRESSRAWGGLISSIVIFVFALGFFSNAPTILKGINDWSSDLQSDVLAVSASVVNPGASYSKEEGIATIRNQMFDLMVKKPYMLMQYGTTEIEESRVNTILSIDPFDGEKRQEEVKKEVQDQQNKMMSIDGISQRAGFVPLLFVANTIIGIFLLMVSGTIILYQMVFLALVLFAPVPLLMALVPRWKHAAFDWGMKVLHAQLMKISIALLLTILFGISAILYRATESSDLGYLGMMLLQIICFVGVWAKRKELFNIVSTAVNNVESSTGATLQSYRQKFSQAKNMARNAKNSMGESNKGRIRNQPLTERKPLGQSKIGTFTKEQLAERQQQLKSSKEGLLKPKGGVSAGAIGVVMADRSNQEIPSDIEDYRKVKNPTGVENASTDQEQLIDRTQGTQTKTQNENITSIEDLRRRRLGSGGLANAPLADRQSLQDARREISATLERPEMSDTEVSDRMQSECNVNLMNQNSHEDKINDKQSNQLAERRVLDKTTDQEIPQDKINREGLVNTNNERNINDTATRNLIKNENNDRTVNHVTDRNNLENEIHHRSQENVTNRETLSQEANRHNKQYSSAEKSAKRDKHITQWEAQQQINARNRKKE from the coding sequence ATGAAAAAACTAATGAAGCTCTTATTGTTTTCTATTACATTGCTTCTGGTATTTCAAATTCATGCTTCGGCAGAAAGCCTTCAAGATAATCTAGTTCCACAAGATTCTGATACAGGTTCTGTAGGAGAAGTAGATCTAGAATATAATGAACATCCTCAACACCACTATAAATTAGACACGTGGGTAGATACTGGCGGCGATTGGATGCCTTGGAATTGGGCTGATGGAGCAGGCAAACAAATCTATATTGCCTTGATGGAAATCATCAATGCCATTTGGAATGTTAATATTCTATTAGCTAATTTTACGATGAAAATCGTCCAAGAAGCATTCGAGCTTGACTTTGTCTCAAGTGTTACGGAAGAAATCGGATCAGCAATTCAGAATATCGCAGGTTTTGGTCCGGGCGGTTTCATAGGGAGTGGCCTATGGCCATTACTTGTGACGTTTATTATCGCCATTGTAGGAGCTTGGGCAACGTATGTGGGTATGGTCAAACGTGAAAGTAGCCGTGCCTGGGGTGGTTTAATTTCTTCAATAGTTATTTTTGTTTTTGCACTCGGTTTTTTCTCGAATGCACCAACAATCTTAAAAGGCATTAATGACTGGTCCAGTGACCTTCAAAGCGATGTCTTAGCTGTTTCAGCAAGTGTCGTAAATCCAGGTGCTTCTTATTCTAAAGAAGAAGGAATAGCGACTATACGCAATCAGATGTTTGATCTAATGGTAAAAAAACCTTATATGCTCATGCAATATGGTACAACTGAGATTGAGGAGAGTCGTGTAAATACCATTCTTTCAATTGATCCATTTGATGGTGAAAAAAGACAAGAAGAAGTTAAGAAAGAAGTACAAGATCAACAAAATAAAATGATGTCTATTGACGGAATATCGCAGCGTGCAGGATTTGTCCCTTTGCTTTTTGTAGCTAATACCATCATTGGAATTTTCCTTCTGATGGTTTCAGGCACAATTATCCTTTATCAGATGGTTTTTCTTGCTTTGGTCCTTTTCGCACCTGTTCCGTTACTTATGGCGCTGGTGCCGCGATGGAAACATGCAGCTTTTGATTGGGGCATGAAAGTTCTTCATGCTCAGCTAATGAAAATCTCCATTGCTTTGTTATTAACGATTTTGTTCGGCATTTCAGCAATACTGTACCGTGCCACAGAAAGTTCTGATTTAGGATATCTTGGCATGATGCTCCTTCAGATTATCTGTTTTGTTGGGGTTTGGGCGAAACGAAAAGAACTATTTAATATTGTATCAACGGCTGTAAATAATGTTGAAAGCAGCACTGGAGCTACATTGCAAAGCTATCGGCAGAAATTCAGCCAAGCAAAAAATATGGCCCGAAATGCCAAGAATAGTATGGGTGAAAGCAATAAAGGACGGATTCGTAATCAGCCCCTAACAGAAAGAAAGCCTTTAGGACAGAGTAAGATAGGCACATTTACCAAAGAGCAATTAGCAGAAAGACAACAGCAGCTGAAATCATCAAAAGAGGGGCTCCTTAAACCAAAAGGTGGTGTGTCAGCAGGAGCGATCGGAGTTGTGATGGCTGATCGCAGTAATCAGGAAATTCCTAGTGACATAGAAGATTACCGAAAGGTGAAAAATCCTACTGGAGTTGAAAATGCCAGTACAGATCAGGAACAGTTGATTGATCGTACCCAAGGGACTCAAACGAAAACTCAAAACGAAAACATTACATCAATTGAAGATTTACGACGTCGCCGTTTAGGAAGTGGAGGTCTTGCGAATGCTCCACTAGCAGATCGCCAATCGCTGCAGGATGCACGAAGAGAAATTTCAGCCACATTAGAACGGCCGGAAATGAGTGATACAGAAGTCTCAGATCGAATGCAAAGTGAGTGTAATGTGAACCTGATGAATCAAAACAGTCACGAAGATAAGATCAACGATAAACAAAGTAATCAATTAGCTGAACGCAGAGTGCTAGATAAAACGACAGACCAAGAAATTCCTCAAGATAAAATAAATCGTGAAGGGTTAGTAAATACAAATAATGAACGCAATATCAATGATACAGCGACTCGTAATCTAATAAAAAATGAAAATAATGATCGAACCGTTAATCATGTGACAGATCGAAATAACTTGGAAAATGAAATACATCACAGGTCGCAAGAGAATGTAACAAACAGGGAGACCCTTTCTCAAGAAGCCAATCGACATAATAAACAGTATAGTTCTGCCGAGAAATCCGCAAAACGTGATAAACATATTACACAGTGGGAAGCTCAACAACAAATCAATGCCAGAAACCGAAAGAAAGAGTAG
- a CDS encoding conjugal transfer protein, protein MKPKILRTYNSVWKVEKVLYGIQDIPLPIPLTYRQIGFFGGGVFLVWVLNHFPPLSLLELGLVEYIFLPGLFAWFFTKQLLDGKAPHRFFISAGRYHLSPHLLNRYKEVSDIKKPYKYASKVGYRKLSYYDRGEADDHRISD, encoded by the coding sequence ATGAAGCCTAAGATCTTACGCACCTATAACAGTGTTTGGAAGGTAGAGAAGGTCTTATACGGGATTCAAGATATCCCACTGCCGATACCTCTGACGTATCGGCAGATAGGATTTTTCGGGGGTGGAGTGTTCCTTGTGTGGGTACTAAACCACTTTCCCCCTTTAAGTTTACTTGAACTTGGGTTAGTTGAATATATCTTTTTGCCGGGACTTTTCGCGTGGTTTTTCACTAAACAGCTGCTTGATGGGAAAGCCCCGCATCGTTTTTTCATAAGTGCAGGGCGCTATCACTTATCGCCACATCTTCTGAATCGCTACAAAGAAGTATCTGATATAAAAAAACCTTATAAATATGCGAGTAAAGTCGGGTACCGGAAGCTTAGCTATTATGACAGGGGTGAAGCTGATGACCATCGAATTTCCGATTAA
- a CDS encoding NlpC/P60 family protein: MSQINDPNAHETDGSSALKSTAGKAGKAVTKKAVKAATAKAAAAAGTTVGLPVVLGITAAAIVLIGGLIIIAFVILSSTGGEEEMNPSTGYYGGEISEFGANEIPSQYIPIYKAAEEKYGVPWNLLAAHHRVETRFSTLEVMVSPVGAAGHLQFMPLTWVGWSYPGGNRLGNASIPNKILTDPAIIKKYGGYGVDANGDGKADPWDIEDAIHSAANYLKANGAAEGDLRRAVFAYNHSDWYVEEVLGFADQYVKGYVTVGGGSGESTGIAVVDVGNKWIGNSVYVFGGGRNQSDIARGRFDCSSFVHWAFKETGVNLGPLTSSSTETLKHLGKPVSASEMKPGDVVFFDTYKKDGHVGIVRPQGL, from the coding sequence ATGTCCCAAATTAATGACCCTAATGCGCACGAGACCGATGGAAGTTCTGCTTTGAAGAGTACGGCAGGTAAAGCCGGAAAAGCCGTGACGAAAAAAGCTGTGAAAGCAGCAACTGCAAAGGCAGCCGCAGCTGCTGGTACTACTGTTGGACTTCCTGTCGTTTTGGGTATTACAGCTGCAGCCATTGTGCTCATTGGCGGGCTTATCATTATCGCTTTTGTTATTTTATCTTCGACTGGTGGAGAAGAAGAAATGAATCCCAGTACGGGGTATTACGGAGGAGAAATTTCAGAGTTTGGGGCAAATGAAATTCCGTCTCAATATATACCAATCTATAAAGCTGCAGAGGAAAAATATGGTGTGCCATGGAATTTGCTTGCCGCACACCATCGGGTAGAAACCCGATTTTCTACGTTGGAAGTAATGGTTTCCCCGGTTGGGGCCGCGGGACACTTGCAGTTCATGCCTTTAACGTGGGTCGGCTGGTCTTATCCGGGAGGAAACCGGTTAGGTAATGCCAGTATTCCGAACAAGATTTTGACCGATCCGGCTATTATTAAAAAGTATGGTGGATATGGTGTAGATGCAAACGGGGATGGAAAGGCTGATCCGTGGGATATAGAGGATGCGATCCATTCTGCAGCGAATTATCTGAAAGCGAATGGTGCAGCTGAAGGTGATTTAAGAAGAGCTGTATTTGCTTATAATCATTCTGATTGGTATGTGGAAGAAGTTCTCGGTTTTGCGGATCAATATGTAAAAGGTTATGTTACAGTTGGCGGAGGTAGTGGCGAAAGTACAGGTATAGCTGTAGTAGATGTAGGTAACAAGTGGATTGGAAATTCAGTTTATGTGTTTGGTGGAGGAAGAAATCAAAGTGACATAGCCAGAGGACGTTTCGACTGTTCGAGTTTTGTTCATTGGGCGTTTAAAGAAACAGGTGTTAACTTAGGTCCATTAACCTCCTCCAGCACGGAAACCTTAAAGCATCTAGGCAAGCCTGTATCTGCCAGTGAAATGAAGCCAGGGGATGTTGTTTTCTTCGATACTTATAAAAAAGATGGACATGTAGGAATCGTGCGCCCGCAAGGGCTCTGA
- a CDS encoding reverse transcriptase domain-containing protein, translating to MRSPNNVLNSLVSKSKDSTYTFKRLYRNLYNPEFYYLAYQKIYAKEGNMTKGIDGKTIDGMSLKRIDDLIEALRAETYQPQPAKRTYIPKKNGKRRPLGIPSIDDKLVQEVVRMILDSIYESSFSELSHGFRPNRSCHTALMQVKTNFDGTRWFIEGDIESFFDNINHHRLVHILRERIDDEKFINLIWKFLRAGYLENWVYHKTYSGTPQGGIISPILANIYLNELDKYVEKLINEFNKGIKRKANSQYNKINRQLFQLKNTLHNESLSPIEQEKITSEIQELRKLRSKIPAIKPEDKEYKRMYYTRYADDFLIGIIGSKQEAQQIKDSLSEFLSKELNLTLSQEKTLITHSNKPARFLGYDVIISRNQDRKMCKDGKMRRTKSYTCTLYVPQEKWVDKLKEIGALKITPKGTWMPTHRASLIDFDDLEILSIYNAQIRGMYNYYKLAKNVSVLNKFYYHMKYSLYKTFANKYKSTIHKITKKYCHDGVFTITYETKKGQGKSTLYSEGFKCNTKINTDIPEDLLPNEQKLKGETSLIDRLKARQCEWCDKTDVPLEMHHIRKMKDLSGKAKWEKWMLGRKRKTVALCTKCHKDLHSGKLD from the coding sequence ATGAGAAGTCCAAACAATGTGTTAAACAGTCTAGTTTCCAAATCTAAAGATTCTACTTATACCTTCAAACGCCTATACAGAAATTTGTACAACCCTGAATTTTACTACCTAGCATATCAGAAAATATATGCAAAGGAAGGAAACATGACAAAGGGAATAGACGGGAAAACGATTGATGGTATGAGTTTAAAACGAATCGACGACCTTATCGAAGCGTTGAGAGCTGAAACTTATCAACCCCAACCTGCCAAAAGAACATATATACCTAAGAAAAACGGAAAGCGAAGACCGTTAGGTATTCCGTCGATAGACGACAAACTGGTACAGGAAGTAGTCAGAATGATACTGGACTCTATATATGAAAGTTCATTCTCGGAACTATCTCACGGATTTCGACCAAACAGAAGCTGTCACACAGCCTTAATGCAAGTCAAAACTAACTTTGACGGTACAAGATGGTTTATTGAAGGAGATATAGAAAGCTTTTTCGATAATATCAATCACCATAGGCTGGTGCACATCCTAAGGGAACGAATTGACGACGAGAAGTTCATCAACCTCATCTGGAAGTTTCTAAGAGCAGGTTATTTAGAAAACTGGGTCTATCACAAAACATACAGCGGAACACCACAAGGTGGAATTATCAGTCCTATCCTAGCAAACATCTATTTAAACGAGCTAGACAAATATGTAGAGAAGTTAATAAATGAATTTAATAAGGGCATCAAAAGGAAAGCGAACTCCCAATATAACAAAATCAACAGACAACTATTCCAACTAAAGAATACTCTGCATAACGAATCCTTAAGTCCAATCGAACAAGAGAAAATCACATCAGAAATACAGGAGTTGAGAAAACTAAGGAGCAAAATTCCAGCTATTAAACCTGAGGACAAAGAATACAAACGAATGTACTATACGAGGTACGCAGATGATTTTCTAATAGGGATAATTGGGAGCAAGCAAGAAGCACAACAAATAAAAGACTCGTTATCGGAGTTCCTAAGTAAGGAACTGAACTTGACACTTTCGCAGGAGAAAACCCTTATTACACATTCTAACAAACCGGCTAGATTCCTAGGATATGACGTGATCATTTCGCGCAACCAGGACAGAAAAATGTGCAAGGATGGGAAGATGAGAAGAACCAAATCCTATACATGCACACTATATGTACCGCAGGAAAAATGGGTTGATAAGTTAAAAGAAATAGGAGCTTTAAAAATAACGCCAAAAGGTACTTGGATGCCTACTCACAGAGCAAGTTTAATCGATTTCGATGATTTAGAAATTCTCAGCATCTACAATGCACAAATAAGAGGAATGTACAACTACTATAAATTGGCGAAAAATGTAAGTGTGCTTAACAAATTTTACTACCACATGAAATACAGCCTTTACAAAACCTTCGCCAATAAATACAAATCCACCATACACAAAATAACGAAAAAGTACTGTCATGATGGAGTGTTTACCATAACGTATGAAACTAAAAAAGGACAAGGAAAGAGTACGTTGTACTCCGAAGGGTTCAAGTGTAATACGAAAATAAACACGGATATTCCAGAAGACTTACTTCCTAATGAGCAGAAACTTAAGGGAGAAACAAGCCTGATAGACAGGCTTAAGGCAAGACAATGTGAATGGTGTGATAAAACTGACGTTCCTCTTGAGATGCACCATATAAGAAAAATGAAAGATTTAAGCGGTAAAGCAAAATGGGAAAAGTGGATGCTTGGAAGGAAACGTAAAACTGTAGCTCTGTGTACAAAGTGTCACAAGGATTTACACAGTGGAAAACTAGACTAA
- a CDS encoding conjugal transfer protein codes for MKTTPPDAKAVEQAKKNKKPLPKAKEEKSEPFEKYIVIPVKSDGKSYVVHKVPYFVPPAKKPEIKSDATISEEGKIQDSQLQDEITSGLTTFFKVYTTGTQEELSYYTKSDEIKAMTGITTFKEIKDTIIKQGDTENEYKVHATVIFQENHSKAQVIYPYELVLVKEENRLFVKEIKNQ; via the coding sequence ATGAAAACCACACCGCCTGACGCCAAAGCCGTCGAACAAGCAAAGAAAAATAAAAAACCACTCCCAAAGGCTAAAGAAGAAAAATCAGAACCATTTGAAAAGTATATTGTTATTCCAGTCAAGAGTGATGGAAAATCATATGTTGTTCATAAAGTTCCTTATTTTGTCCCTCCAGCCAAGAAACCAGAAATCAAATCAGACGCCACAATCAGCGAAGAAGGAAAAATCCAAGATTCGCAGCTTCAAGATGAAATTACTTCAGGACTCACTACATTTTTCAAAGTATATACCACAGGAACTCAGGAAGAATTGTCTTATTATACGAAAAGCGATGAAATCAAAGCCATGACCGGCATCACTACGTTTAAGGAAATAAAGGACACTATCATAAAGCAGGGTGATACTGAAAATGAATATAAAGTCCATGCGACAGTGATTTTTCAGGAAAATCACTCCAAAGCACAAGTGATTTACCCATATGAGTTAGTGCTTGTAAAGGAAGAGAATCGCTTGTTTGTAAAAGAGATAAAAAATCAATAA